A genomic region of Dickeya solani IPO 2222 contains the following coding sequences:
- the pntB gene encoding Re/Si-specific NAD(P)(+) transhydrogenase subunit beta, whose amino-acid sequence MSGGLVTAAYIVAAILFIFSLAGLSKHETSRQGNIFGISGMTIALLATILGPNAGNVGWIIAAMVIGGTIGVYLARKVEMTEMPELVAILHSFVGLAAVLVGFNSFIGEGDIADPIMENIHLTEVFLGIFIGSVTFTGSIVAFGKLRGLISSKPLMLPNRHKLNLLALVLSFLLLLVFVKTGSVAMQVFALLLMTLIALAFGWHLVASIGGADMPVVVSMLNSYSGWAAAAAGFMLSNDLLIVTGALVGSSGAILSYIMCKAMNRSFISVIAGGFGTDGSSTGSDEAVGEHRETTAEEVAELLKNSTSVIITPGYGMAVAQAQYPVHDITAKLRARGINVRFGIHPVAGRLPGHMNVLLAEAKVPYDIVLEMDEINDDFVDTDTVLVIGANDTVNPAAQDDPHSPIAGMPVLEVWKAQNVIVFKRSMNTGYAGVQNPLFFKENTQMLFGDAKESVEAILKAL is encoded by the coding sequence ATGTCTGGAGGACTAGTGACGGCAGCGTATATCGTTGCTGCAATTTTGTTTATTTTCAGCCTGGCTGGCTTATCCAAACACGAGACGTCCCGTCAGGGGAACATTTTCGGCATCAGCGGGATGACCATTGCGCTGCTGGCGACCATTCTGGGGCCGAACGCCGGCAACGTGGGATGGATTATCGCGGCGATGGTGATTGGCGGCACTATCGGCGTGTATCTGGCTCGCAAGGTGGAAATGACCGAGATGCCGGAGCTGGTGGCGATTCTGCACAGCTTTGTCGGTCTGGCGGCGGTGCTGGTCGGCTTTAACAGCTTTATCGGCGAAGGCGATATTGCTGACCCGATCATGGAAAATATCCATCTGACCGAAGTGTTTCTGGGGATTTTCATCGGTTCGGTGACCTTTACCGGCTCGATCGTCGCGTTTGGCAAACTACGCGGTCTGATCTCATCCAAACCGTTGATGCTGCCTAACCGTCATAAGCTGAATCTGCTGGCGCTGGTATTGTCATTCCTGCTGTTGCTGGTGTTTGTTAAAACCGGCAGCGTAGCAATGCAGGTGTTTGCGCTGTTGCTGATGACGCTGATTGCGCTGGCGTTTGGCTGGCATCTGGTGGCGTCTATCGGCGGCGCGGACATGCCGGTGGTGGTTTCCATGCTGAACTCCTATTCCGGTTGGGCTGCGGCGGCAGCTGGCTTCATGCTGAGCAACGATCTGCTGATCGTCACCGGCGCGCTAGTGGGTTCTTCCGGCGCCATCCTGTCGTACATCATGTGCAAGGCGATGAATCGGTCGTTCATTAGCGTCATTGCTGGTGGTTTCGGTACCGACGGCTCCTCCACTGGCAGTGATGAAGCGGTTGGCGAACATCGTGAAACCACGGCGGAAGAGGTGGCGGAACTGCTGAAAAACTCTACGTCGGTGATCATTACGCCGGGGTACGGCATGGCGGTGGCGCAGGCACAGTATCCGGTGCATGACATTACCGCCAAACTGCGGGCTCGCGGCATTAATGTGCGTTTCGGTATTCACCCGGTCGCCGGGCGTTTGCCTGGACATATGAACGTTCTGCTGGCGGAAGCCAAAGTGCCTTACGATATCGTGCTGGAGATGGATGAAATCAATGATGATTTCGTTGATACCGACACCGTACTGGTGATTGGCGCCAACGATACCGTCAACCCGGCGGCACAGGACGATCCGCATAGCCCGATTGCCGGTATGCCGGTGCTGGAAGTGTGGAAGGCGCAAAACGTTATTGTGTTCAAGCGTTCGATGAATACCGGCTATGCTGGTGTGCAGAACCCGCTGTTTTTCAAAGAAAACACCCAGATGCTGTTTGGCGATGCCAAAGAAAGCGTCGAGGCGATTCTGAAAGCGCTGTAA
- the hemA gene encoding glutamyl-tRNA reductase, producing MTLLALGINHKTAPVSLRERVAFSADRQGQALHSLLQQPLVQGGVLLSTCNRTELYLSVEEQENRREQLIAWLCDYHRLSPDDIRKNLYWHEGNAAVSHLMRVASGLDSLVLGEPQILGQVKKAFADSQRERSLSGDLERMFQKSFTVAKRVRTETDIGASAVSVAFAACTLARQIFESLADVNVLLVGAGETIELVSRHLREHRVKRMVIANRTRERAQVLAEEVGADVITLAELDAYLPQADIVISSTASTLPIIGKGMMERTMKTRRNQPMLMVDIAVPRDIEPEVGRLPNIYLYSVDDLQAIIQHNLAQRKAAAIQAESIVQQECSEFMAWLRAQAAVDTIRDYRSQADRLREDMTAKALAAIQNGGDVDAVVQELAHRLTNRLIHAPTRSLQQAARDGDLDRLQILRDSLGLN from the coding sequence ATGACCCTGCTTGCGCTTGGCATCAATCATAAAACAGCACCCGTCTCTCTGCGGGAGCGCGTGGCGTTCTCTGCGGACAGACAGGGGCAGGCGCTGCACAGTCTGTTACAGCAACCGTTGGTACAGGGGGGGGTGTTGCTTTCCACCTGTAACCGCACCGAACTTTATCTCAGCGTGGAAGAGCAGGAAAATCGGCGCGAACAGCTGATCGCCTGGTTGTGTGATTATCACCGGCTCAGTCCTGATGACATCCGCAAAAACCTCTACTGGCACGAAGGCAACGCCGCGGTTAGCCATCTGATGCGAGTTGCCAGCGGACTGGATTCGTTGGTGCTGGGCGAACCCCAGATTCTGGGGCAGGTTAAAAAAGCCTTCGCCGACTCTCAGCGCGAACGTTCGCTGTCGGGCGATCTGGAGCGCATGTTCCAGAAGTCGTTTACCGTCGCTAAACGGGTGCGCACCGAAACTGATATCGGCGCCAGCGCGGTGTCGGTGGCGTTTGCCGCCTGTACGCTGGCGCGTCAGATTTTCGAATCGCTGGCTGACGTCAATGTCCTGCTGGTGGGCGCAGGTGAAACCATCGAACTGGTATCCCGCCATTTGCGCGAGCACCGCGTGAAACGGATGGTGATTGCCAACCGGACGCGCGAGCGCGCTCAGGTGCTGGCCGAAGAAGTGGGCGCCGACGTGATTACGTTGGCGGAGCTGGATGCTTATTTGCCGCAGGCGGACATCGTCATCAGTTCTACCGCCAGTACGTTGCCCATCATCGGCAAAGGGATGATGGAGCGTACGATGAAAACCCGCCGCAATCAGCCGATGCTGATGGTGGACATCGCCGTACCGCGCGATATCGAACCTGAAGTAGGGCGATTACCGAACATTTATCTGTATAGCGTCGATGATCTGCAGGCCATCATTCAGCATAATCTGGCGCAGCGAAAGGCCGCGGCCATTCAGGCTGAGTCCATCGTGCAGCAGGAGTGCTCGGAATTTATGGCCTGGCTGCGCGCGCAGGCGGCGGTGGACACCATCCGCGACTATCGTTCTCAGGCCGACCGCCTGCGTGAGGACATGACCGCCAAAGCGTTGGCGGCGATACAGAATGGCGGCGATGTGGATGCCGTCGTGCAGGAACTGGCGCACCGGCTGACCAATCGCCTGATTCATGCTCCCACCCGTTCATTGCAACAGGCCGCCCGCGACGGCGATCTGGATCGTTTGCAGATTTTGCGTGACAGCCTCGGCCTGAACTAG
- the ydgH gene encoding DUF1471 family protein YdgH gives MKLKTSVVASTLLSIVAFSAQAAQELTPEKAESLKPFERITFLGRYDAIYEAATDASKKADERGAAAFYIQSTSEVNGGRWAVTVDLYHKDAPEATKDTNYREFSGVKELPKDDAVRLEPYDTVTVTGYFGNQPEVNEAIGKAAKQKNAYSFYIARQVDINSSGATQSITAFVYKKDAAKRQVQSPDAIPADSEAGKAAIAAGGAAASKVEIPGVATSSSLSDKVGNFFQTQSSSVGSRYSVTMSNGTKIQELNNATAAQMAPFDSITFRGSFNSPTDISEEVAKRAAKKGAKFYHITKEWQENGDHYTIGADLYK, from the coding sequence ATGAAGCTGAAAACTAGCGTTGTTGCATCAACTCTTTTATCAATAGTAGCGTTTTCGGCGCAGGCTGCGCAGGAACTTACGCCAGAGAAAGCAGAATCACTAAAACCCTTTGAGCGTATTACCTTTTTAGGTCGTTACGATGCCATTTACGAAGCAGCGACCGATGCCTCTAAAAAGGCGGATGAACGTGGCGCCGCGGCTTTTTATATTCAAAGCACCTCGGAAGTGAATGGTGGGCGCTGGGCCGTCACCGTGGATCTGTACCACAAGGACGCGCCGGAAGCGACCAAAGACACCAACTACCGTGAATTCAGCGGCGTGAAAGAACTACCGAAAGATGACGCGGTACGCCTGGAACCCTATGATACGGTCACCGTCACCGGTTATTTTGGCAACCAGCCGGAAGTGAATGAAGCTATCGGCAAAGCCGCCAAACAGAAAAACGCGTATTCCTTCTATATCGCGCGTCAGGTCGATATCAACTCCAGCGGCGCAACCCAGTCCATCACCGCTTTCGTCTACAAGAAAGATGCGGCGAAACGTCAGGTGCAAAGCCCGGACGCCATTCCGGCAGACTCGGAAGCTGGCAAAGCAGCGATTGCCGCTGGCGGCGCAGCAGCCTCCAAAGTGGAAATCCCCGGCGTGGCGACGTCTTCCAGTCTGAGCGACAAGGTCGGCAACTTCTTCCAGACTCAGTCTTCGTCGGTTGGATCACGTTACAGCGTCACGATGTCTAATGGCACGAAAATTCAGGAGCTGAATAACGCGACAGCGGCACAGATGGCGCCGTTTGATTCCATCACTTTCCGCGGCAGCTTCAACAGCCCGACTGATATCTCTGAAGAGGTAGCGAAGCGGGCGGCGAAAAAAGGCGCTAAGTTCTACCACATCACCAAAGAGTGGCAGGAAAACGGCGATCATTACACCATCGGCGCCGATTTGTACAAATAA
- the sirB1 gene encoding invasion regulator SirB1 produces MSSIADFEFNQSPLSEGVILVSQSIRRDFSAQEVRQNLQQLVEEARTTISADLDQDQQLEQLIELFFHTWGFGGASGVYHLSDVLWLDNVLATRQGMPVSLGIIFLHIANQLGLPLMPVIFPTQLILRADWLDDEIWLINPLNGDTLSEHVLEVWLKGNIGLSARLMDSDLDEAENVMIVRKLLDTLKVALMEEKQMELALRTSEAVLQFDPEDPYEIRDRGLIYAQLDCDHIALSDLSYFVEQCPEDPVSEMIKVQIHSIEQKQIVLH; encoded by the coding sequence ATGAGTTCTATTGCTGATTTTGAATTTAACCAGTCACCCTTAAGTGAAGGCGTGATTCTGGTTTCCCAGTCAATACGCCGCGATTTTTCCGCGCAGGAAGTGAGACAAAATCTGCAACAACTCGTTGAAGAAGCGCGGACGACCATCTCCGCCGATCTGGATCAGGATCAACAGCTGGAACAGCTCATTGAGCTCTTTTTCCATACCTGGGGCTTTGGCGGCGCCAGCGGCGTTTATCATTTGTCCGACGTACTGTGGCTGGACAATGTGCTGGCGACCCGTCAGGGGATGCCGGTGTCGTTGGGAATTATCTTTCTGCATATTGCCAATCAGCTGGGGCTTCCGCTGATGCCGGTGATTTTCCCGACCCAGTTAATTTTACGCGCCGACTGGCTCGACGATGAAATATGGCTGATTAATCCGCTGAACGGCGACACGCTGAGCGAACACGTGCTGGAAGTGTGGCTAAAAGGCAACATTGGTCTCTCCGCCAGGCTGATGGACAGCGATCTGGATGAAGCGGAAAACGTGATGATTGTCCGCAAGCTGCTGGATACGCTCAAGGTCGCGCTGATGGAAGAGAAACAGATGGAGCTGGCGCTGCGCACCAGTGAAGCCGTGTTGCAGTTCGATCCGGAAGATCCGTATGAAATCCGTGACCGTGGCCTGATTTACGCACAACTGGATTGCGACCATATCGCCTTGTCAGATCTGAGCTATTTCGTGGAACAATGCCCGGAAGATCCGGTCAGCGAAATGATCAAGGTGCAGATTCACTCCATCGAGCAGAAGCAGATTGTGCTGCACTAG
- the lolB gene encoding lipoprotein insertase outer membrane protein LolB, protein MPNNPIRALRLLPLASVLLTACTLTQPTLPGKKPTSPEWREHEQKVQNLSHYQTRGSFAYISDRKKLYARFFWQQFSPQRYRLLLTSPLGSTELELQASTDSVQITDGQGKRYVGKDAQYMVQQLTGMAIPLDNLRQWMLGLPGDAQDFALDEHALLRSVNYQQGDQHWSVSYQSYTDGPLPLPQSLELTQGEQRIKLKMDNWTTQ, encoded by the coding sequence ATGCCCAATAATCCCATTCGCGCCTTACGGTTACTGCCTTTGGCGAGTGTGTTACTGACAGCCTGTACCCTGACGCAACCCACCTTGCCGGGTAAAAAACCGACCTCTCCTGAGTGGCGCGAGCATGAGCAAAAAGTACAAAATCTGAGCCACTATCAGACCCGCGGCTCATTCGCCTATATTTCCGATAGGAAAAAACTGTACGCCCGTTTCTTCTGGCAGCAATTCTCGCCGCAGCGTTACCGTTTGCTGCTGACCAGCCCGCTGGGCAGCACCGAACTGGAACTGCAAGCCAGCACGGACAGCGTTCAGATCACCGACGGCCAGGGCAAACGCTACGTGGGTAAAGACGCGCAATACATGGTTCAGCAGTTAACCGGCATGGCTATCCCGCTCGATAATTTGCGCCAGTGGATGCTCGGTCTGCCGGGTGACGCACAGGATTTTGCACTGGATGAGCACGCGCTGCTGCGCAGCGTAAACTATCAGCAGGGCGACCAGCACTGGAGCGTGTCTTATCAGTCCTATACCGATGGCCCGCTGCCGTTGCCGCAAAGCCTGGAACTGACGCAGGGCGAGCAGCGCATCAAACTGAAAATGGATAACTGGACGACGCAATAA
- the prmC gene encoding peptide chain release factor N(5)-glutamine methyltransferase, giving the protein MNYHDWLKQAAAQLQASDSPKRDAEILLEHVTGKRRTFLLAFGETELTDGEGSALEALLARRVVGEPIAYLVGHREFWSLPLAVSPATLIPRPDTECLVEHALAHLPACAASVLDLGTGTGAIALAIAHERPDCQVVGIDRQRDAVALASHNASQLGIANARFLPGDWFSPLDEQRFSLIVSNPPYIDEHDPHLSCGDVRFEPASALVAGEAGLADLRQIIRQAGAFLLDNGWLLLEHGWQQGDAVRSLLTQYGFVQVKTCRDYGDNERVTLGQWPVGA; this is encoded by the coding sequence ATGAATTATCATGACTGGCTGAAACAGGCGGCAGCCCAGCTGCAGGCAAGCGACAGCCCGAAGCGAGACGCCGAGATCCTGCTGGAACATGTGACCGGCAAACGTCGCACGTTTCTGCTGGCTTTTGGTGAAACCGAGTTGACCGATGGCGAGGGCTCGGCACTTGAAGCCTTGCTGGCGCGGCGCGTCGTCGGCGAACCGATTGCCTACCTGGTCGGGCACCGGGAGTTCTGGTCGCTGCCGCTGGCCGTATCGCCTGCGACGTTGATCCCGCGTCCGGATACCGAATGTTTGGTTGAACACGCGCTGGCGCATTTGCCTGCTTGCGCGGCATCGGTGCTGGATTTGGGCACCGGCACCGGAGCGATTGCATTGGCGATTGCGCATGAGCGGCCGGATTGTCAGGTCGTGGGCATTGATCGTCAGCGTGATGCGGTGGCGCTGGCCAGTCATAATGCCAGCCAGTTGGGGATCGCCAACGCCCGGTTTTTGCCGGGAGACTGGTTTTCGCCGCTGGATGAGCAACGTTTCTCTCTGATTGTCAGCAATCCGCCGTACATTGACGAGCATGACCCGCACCTGTCGTGTGGCGATGTGCGTTTCGAGCCTGCCAGCGCGCTGGTGGCGGGAGAGGCGGGGCTGGCCGATTTGCGGCAGATTATCCGGCAGGCGGGGGCATTTTTGCTGGATAACGGCTGGTTGCTGCTGGAACACGGCTGGCAGCAAGGCGATGCGGTACGGTCATTACTGACGCAGTACGGTTTTGTGCAGGTGAAAACCTGCCGCGATTATGGCGATAATGAGCGGGTGACGCTGGGGCAATGGCCCGTCGGGGCTTGA
- the pntA gene encoding Re/Si-specific NAD(P)(+) transhydrogenase subunit alpha: MRIGVPKERLANEARVAATPKTVEQLLKLGFEVAIERGAGKLASFEDEAYEQAGATILDTAAVWQSDILLKVNAPLDEEVEWTRAGSTIISFIWPAQNPALLETLAARQVTVLAMDSVPRISRAQSMDALSSMANIAGYRAIVEAAHEFGRFFTGQITAAGKVPPAKVLIIGAGVAGLAAIGAAGSLGAIVRAFDTRPEVKEQVKSMGAEFLELEFEEEAGSGDGYAKVMSEAFIKAEMALFAAQAQEVDILVTTALIPGKPAPRLITKEMVQGMKPGSVIVDLAAQTGGNCELTVADRVTVTENGVKIIGYTDLPSRLPTQSSQLYGTNLVNLLKLLCKEKNGEIDIDFEDTVIRGVTVIKAGEITWPAPPIQVSAQPQQAKPAAAAVAQKDATPASPWKKFIFIAIAIVLFGWLANVAPKEFLSHFTVFALSCVVGYYVVWNVSHALHTPLMSVTNAISGIIVVGALLQIGHGGWVSFFSFIAVLIASINIFGGFTVTQRMLKMFRKN; encoded by the coding sequence ATGCGTATTGGTGTACCAAAAGAGAGGTTGGCCAATGAAGCCCGTGTCGCAGCCACGCCAAAAACGGTGGAGCAACTGCTGAAACTGGGCTTTGAGGTCGCCATTGAGCGTGGGGCTGGAAAGCTCGCCAGTTTTGAGGATGAGGCTTACGAGCAAGCCGGCGCGACGATTCTGGATACGGCGGCGGTCTGGCAGAGCGATATCCTGCTCAAGGTTAACGCCCCGCTGGATGAGGAAGTGGAGTGGACCCGTGCCGGCAGCACGATTATCAGCTTCATCTGGCCGGCACAGAACCCGGCATTGCTGGAAACGCTGGCGGCGCGCCAGGTAACCGTGCTGGCGATGGATTCCGTTCCCCGTATTTCGCGTGCCCAGTCCATGGATGCGCTGAGTTCGATGGCGAATATTGCCGGTTATCGCGCCATTGTTGAAGCCGCGCATGAATTCGGTCGTTTCTTCACCGGTCAGATCACGGCGGCAGGTAAAGTGCCGCCGGCCAAGGTACTGATTATCGGCGCTGGAGTGGCCGGCCTGGCTGCGATTGGCGCGGCAGGCAGCCTGGGCGCCATTGTGCGTGCGTTTGATACCCGCCCGGAAGTGAAAGAACAGGTTAAAAGCATGGGCGCCGAGTTCCTGGAACTGGAATTCGAAGAAGAAGCCGGCAGCGGCGACGGCTACGCCAAGGTGATGTCCGAAGCCTTTATCAAGGCTGAAATGGCGTTGTTTGCGGCGCAGGCGCAAGAGGTGGATATTCTTGTCACCACGGCGCTGATTCCCGGCAAACCGGCTCCACGTCTGATCACCAAAGAGATGGTGCAGGGCATGAAACCCGGCAGCGTGATTGTCGACCTGGCGGCGCAGACCGGCGGCAACTGCGAACTGACCGTCGCGGATCGGGTAACGGTAACGGAAAATGGCGTGAAAATCATCGGTTATACCGATCTGCCGAGCCGTTTGCCGACCCAGTCTTCGCAACTGTATGGCACCAACCTGGTGAACCTGCTGAAGCTGCTGTGCAAAGAGAAAAACGGCGAGATCGATATCGATTTTGAGGATACCGTCATTCGTGGCGTAACGGTTATCAAGGCCGGCGAAATCACTTGGCCAGCGCCGCCGATTCAGGTCTCCGCTCAACCACAACAGGCCAAACCGGCCGCTGCGGCCGTCGCGCAGAAGGACGCTACGCCCGCGTCGCCCTGGAAAAAATTCATTTTCATCGCTATCGCTATTGTGCTGTTTGGCTGGTTGGCGAATGTGGCGCCGAAAGAGTTCCTGTCGCACTTCACCGTATTCGCGCTGTCCTGCGTGGTGGGGTACTACGTGGTCTGGAATGTCAGCCACGCGCTGCATACGCCGTTGATGTCGGTCACCAATGCCATTTCCGGCATCATTGTGGTGGGCGCGTTGTTGCAGATCGGACATGGTGGATGGGTGTCCTTTTTCTCCTTCATCGCCGTGCTGATCGCCAGCATCAATATTTTCGGCGGGTTTACCGTCACTCAGCGCATGCTGAAAATGTTCCGCAAGAATTAA
- the uspE gene encoding universal stress protein UspE: protein MAKYQNLLVAIDPNQDDQPALRRAVYLVQRLGGRIKAFLPIYDFSYEMTTLLSPDERTEMRQGVIAQRTEWIAEQCKYYLDAGIAIDIKVVWHNKPYEAIIQEVIAGKHDLLLKMAHQHDRLEAVIFTPTDWQLLRKCPCPVWMVKDQPWPEDSRALVAVNLASEDPYHDPLNIKLVSEALDLARQVNQTEVHLVGAYPVTPINIAIELPDFDPGVYNGAIRGQHLLAMKSLRQKFNLDERVTHVEKGLPEEVIPDLAEHLQAGVVVLGSLGRTGLSAAFIGNTVEHVIDHLKCDLLAIKPDDFASPVTQQEEADNPDENA, encoded by the coding sequence ATGGCGAAGTATCAGAACTTACTGGTAGCTATTGACCCCAATCAGGATGACCAGCCCGCGTTGCGACGGGCCGTTTATCTGGTCCAGCGACTTGGTGGCCGTATCAAGGCGTTTTTGCCTATCTACGACTTTTCCTACGAAATGACCACCCTGCTATCTCCGGATGAAAGAACCGAGATGAGACAAGGGGTTATCGCCCAACGAACCGAATGGATTGCGGAACAGTGTAAATACTATCTTGATGCGGGAATCGCTATTGATATCAAGGTGGTCTGGCATAACAAACCTTATGAAGCCATTATTCAGGAGGTCATTGCCGGTAAACACGACTTATTGCTCAAAATGGCTCATCAGCACGACAGGCTGGAGGCGGTGATTTTCACCCCGACCGACTGGCAGTTGTTGCGTAAATGCCCCTGCCCGGTCTGGATGGTGAAAGATCAGCCGTGGCCGGAAGACAGCCGTGCGCTGGTGGCGGTCAATCTGGCCAGCGAAGACCCGTATCACGACCCGCTCAATATCAAACTGGTATCGGAAGCGCTGGATCTGGCTCGTCAGGTTAATCAGACCGAGGTCCATCTGGTGGGCGCCTATCCGGTCACGCCCATCAATATCGCCATCGAATTGCCGGATTTCGACCCCGGTGTTTACAACGGCGCCATTCGTGGTCAGCACCTGCTGGCGATGAAATCACTGCGACAGAAATTCAACCTGGACGAACGCGTTACTCATGTGGAGAAAGGATTGCCGGAAGAAGTCATTCCCGATCTGGCAGAACATTTGCAGGCTGGCGTGGTAGTGCTGGGATCGCTGGGGCGGACCGGTTTGTCCGCTGCGTTTATCGGCAACACAGTGGAACATGTCATTGACCACCTTAAGTGCGATCTGCTGGCTATCAAGCCGGACGATTTCGCCTCTCCTGTGACCCAGCAGGAAGAAGCCGACAATCCGGATGAAAACGCCTGA
- the prfA gene encoding peptide chain release factor 1: protein MKPSIVAKLEALQERHEEVQALLGEPSVIADMDRFRALSREYAQLTDITRCFQRWQQTQDDLATAELMLDDPEMRDLAQDELKMAKAASEELEQQLQVLLLPKDPDDERGCFLEIRAGTGGDEAALFAGDLFRMYSRYAESRRWKIEIMSTNDGEHGGYKEMIAKVAGDGAYGQLKFESGGHRVQRVPATESQGRIHTSACTVAVMPAVPEAELPDINPADLRIDTFRSSGAGGQHVNTTDSAIRITHLPTGIVVECQDERSQHKNKAKALSVLGARIRAAEMQKRQQEEASTRRNLLGSGDRSDRIRTYNFPQGRVTDHRINLTLYRLDEAMEGKLDMLIQPIVQEYQADQLAALAEQDQ from the coding sequence ATGAAGCCTTCTATTGTTGCCAAACTGGAAGCGTTACAAGAGCGCCATGAAGAAGTGCAGGCGCTGTTGGGAGAGCCCAGCGTGATTGCCGATATGGACCGTTTCCGGGCGTTGTCCCGCGAGTACGCGCAACTTACCGACATTACCCGTTGCTTTCAGCGCTGGCAGCAGACGCAGGATGATCTCGCTACGGCCGAACTGATGCTGGATGACCCCGAAATGCGCGATTTGGCGCAGGACGAACTGAAAATGGCCAAAGCGGCCAGCGAAGAACTGGAACAGCAACTGCAGGTGCTGTTGCTGCCGAAGGATCCGGATGACGAACGCGGCTGTTTCCTCGAAATTCGCGCCGGCACCGGCGGTGATGAAGCCGCGCTGTTTGCCGGCGATCTGTTCCGTATGTACAGCCGTTATGCCGAATCCCGCCGTTGGAAGATTGAAATCATGAGTACAAACGACGGCGAACACGGCGGTTATAAAGAGATGATCGCCAAGGTGGCGGGCGATGGCGCTTACGGCCAGTTGAAATTCGAGTCCGGTGGTCACCGGGTGCAGAGAGTGCCGGCCACCGAGTCGCAGGGGCGTATCCATACCTCCGCTTGCACCGTAGCGGTGATGCCGGCAGTACCGGAAGCGGAACTGCCGGATATCAACCCTGCCGATCTGAGAATCGATACCTTCCGCTCCTCCGGCGCGGGTGGGCAGCACGTCAATACCACCGATTCCGCTATCCGTATCACCCATCTGCCGACCGGCATTGTGGTGGAGTGTCAGGATGAGCGTTCACAGCACAAGAACAAAGCCAAAGCGTTGTCGGTGCTGGGTGCTCGCATTCGCGCCGCGGAAATGCAAAAGCGTCAGCAGGAAGAAGCCTCGACCCGGCGTAATTTGTTGGGCAGCGGCGATCGTTCCGACCGTATCCGCACCTACAACTTTCCACAGGGAAGGGTGACCGATCACCGCATCAACCTGACGCTGTATCGGCTGGACGAAGCGATGGAAGGCAAACTGGATATGTTGATTCAGCCTATCGTGCAGGAATATCAGGCGGATCAACTGGCGGCGCTGGCCGAGCAGGATCAATGA
- the kdsA gene encoding 3-deoxy-8-phosphooctulonate synthase, with the protein MNNKVVNIGDIPVANSLPFVLFGGMNVLESRDLAMRICEHYVTVTQKLGIPYVFKASFDKANRSSINAYRGPGLEEGMKIFQELKQTFGVKIITDVHEPQQAQPVSEVVDVIQLPAFLARQTDLVEAMAKTGAVINIKKPQFISPGQVGNIVDKFREGGNEQVILCDRGSNFGYDNLVVDMLGFNVMKQVSHGAPVIFDVTHALQCRDPFGAASGGRRAQVAELARAGMAVGIAGLFIEAHPEPNSAMCDGPSALPLAKLEPFLQQMKAIDELVKSFPELDTSN; encoded by the coding sequence ATGAACAATAAAGTGGTTAACATCGGAGATATCCCGGTTGCCAACTCTCTGCCGTTTGTACTGTTTGGCGGTATGAATGTGCTCGAATCCCGCGATCTGGCGATGCGGATTTGCGAACACTATGTCACGGTAACGCAGAAACTGGGCATTCCCTATGTTTTCAAAGCGTCTTTTGATAAGGCGAACCGCTCTTCCATCAACGCTTACCGTGGTCCGGGTCTGGAAGAAGGGATGAAGATTTTCCAGGAACTGAAGCAAACTTTTGGCGTAAAAATCATTACTGACGTGCATGAACCGCAGCAGGCACAGCCGGTATCCGAGGTAGTGGATGTGATTCAACTGCCAGCCTTCCTCGCTCGTCAGACCGATCTGGTGGAAGCGATGGCGAAAACCGGCGCGGTCATCAACATCAAGAAACCGCAGTTCATCAGCCCGGGGCAGGTAGGCAATATTGTGGATAAATTCCGCGAGGGCGGCAACGAGCAGGTGATTCTGTGCGATCGCGGCAGTAACTTTGGCTACGATAACCTGGTGGTGGACATGCTGGGCTTTAATGTCATGAAGCAGGTTTCCCACGGCGCGCCGGTGATTTTCGATGTCACCCACGCGTTGCAATGTCGCGACCCGTTCGGCGCCGCGTCTGGCGGACGCCGTGCTCAGGTGGCTGAACTGGCGCGTGCCGGTATGGCGGTCGGGATTGCGGGGTTGTTTATTGAAGCCCACCCGGAACCGAACAGCGCCATGTGCGACGGCCCTTCCGCTTTGCCGCTGGCTAAACTGGAACCGTTCCTGCAGCAAATGAAAGCGATCGATGAACTGGTCAAAAGTTTCCCGGAACTGGATACCAGCAACTGA